The following nucleotide sequence is from Williamwhitmania sp..
CGGCGGCCTCTATGGCACGGTAGCGCCTCAACTTGCCTTGAAACAGAAATGCAAGCCCCTTGAACAACCATTTGCCAATCTCCTCACCAAGACGAAATTCGTCGCGCTTGCCTAGCAGCATGGAGGGACGCAGGATTACTGTTTTCTCAAACATTTGTGCGATGAGCAGGTTTTCCATCTCCCCTTTGGTGTGGAGGTAAAAGTTGCGCGATGCGGCATTGGCACCCAAGGAAGAGATTACCGCTATGGTTGAAACGCCATTCTTTTTTGCCAGTTCTGCCACTTTTACAGGTAAATCTAAGTCAATACGGCGGAATTCCGGCTTGCTGCCAGCCGCTTTTATGGTTGTCCCGAGACAAATGTAGAGGTCATCGCCTGTTAACTGCACAGCTAGCCTTTCGGGATTACGTAAATCACCTAGGAAAAATTCAACCTT
It contains:
- a CDS encoding NAD(P)H-binding protein, which translates into the protein MNTEMKTAIVFGATGLVGSHLLTLLEQDSRYSHIKVFGRSKPQFTTDKVEFFLGDLRNPERLAVQLTGDDLYICLGTTIKAAGSKPEFRRIDLDLPVKVAELAKKNGVSTIAVISSLGANAASRNFYLHTKGEMENLLIAQMFEKTVILRPSMLLGKRDEFRLGEEIGKWLFKGLAFLFQGKLRRYRAIEAADVAAVMLKVAREASNGVTIVESEAIAEH